Proteins from one Chroococcidiopsis sp. CCMEE 29 genomic window:
- a CDS encoding cobalt-precorrin-6A reductase, which produces MTYEKCHFSAFSGRIWLIGGTQESAQLAAAIAHTQLPCTISVTTESARSLYPSGSNLRVWVERLTLSQIDEFLQQQQIVAVLDASHPYAVEISQSAIAAARKWQIPYLRYERPVLEQEENLASFEALLSGKYLQGQRVLLTVGYRPLQLFQPWQERATLFARLLPSAIALEAAIKAGFTPDRLICLRPPISAELEKALWQQWKISLVVTKASGTAGGEDIKRTVAAELGIPLIAINRPTVEYPQQTSDLSHALEFCLVQYN; this is translated from the coding sequence GTGACTTATGAAAAGTGCCACTTTTCAGCCTTCAGTGGACGGATCTGGCTGATTGGCGGGACTCAAGAGAGTGCTCAACTCGCAGCAGCGATCGCTCATACTCAATTGCCCTGCACGATTTCTGTGACTACAGAATCTGCTCGTTCGCTCTATCCCTCTGGATCTAACCTGCGAGTGTGGGTAGAGCGTTTAACTTTATCTCAGATAGATGAGTTTTTACAACAGCAGCAAATCGTTGCTGTTTTAGATGCGTCCCATCCTTATGCAGTGGAAATTTCCCAAAGTGCGATCGCTGCTGCACGTAAGTGGCAAATTCCTTATCTCCGCTACGAACGCCCGGTTTTAGAGCAGGAGGAAAATTTAGCTAGCTTTGAAGCTTTGTTATCAGGGAAATACTTGCAGGGACAGCGGGTATTGCTCACTGTAGGATATAGACCCTTGCAGCTGTTTCAGCCTTGGCAGGAGCGAGCAACTTTGTTTGCCAGACTTTTACCTTCGGCGATCGCTTTAGAAGCAGCCATTAAGGCTGGGTTCACACCAGACCGCTTGATTTGTCTACGTCCTCCGATTTCAGCTGAATTGGAAAAGGCACTGTGGCAGCAATGGAAAATTTCCCTCGTTGTTACCAAGGCATCTGGAACAGCTGGCGGAGAAGACATCAAGCGCACTGTTGCTGCTGAGTTAGGTATTCCTTTAATCGCAATCAATAGACCAACGGTTGAATATCCGCAACAAACTAGTGATTTGTCACACGCTCTAGAGTTTTGTCTGGTTCAATATAACTGA